The Microbacterium sp. Nx66 genome contains a region encoding:
- a CDS encoding Gfo/Idh/MocA family protein yields the protein MTTDVTDTGLGTIRTGILGGGFMARVHRTAARDAGGALRAVATRSAQGARDAAHLLGAARAEQDAEALLDADDIDVVHICTPNATHADLALRALRAGKHVVCEKPLATSAADAATLAEVAAETGLVAAVPFVYRYHPMVREARARIARGEAGELLTLDCSYLQDWMLRPTDDDWRVRSSSGGASRAFADIGSHLCDLLEFVTGDRIRTLSARTRRVFAERAGQAVDTEDIVAVLVETSAGALGTLLISQMAAGRKNALTLELHGTRQSLRFEQERPEELWVGMREESRLLLRDPATADPESARLQRVPAGHAMGYQDAFNGFVADVYAAIAGDVPDGLPTFADGHRAAVLTEAVLDSAAHEGRWTEVPA from the coding sequence ATGACAACGGATGTCACTGACACCGGTCTCGGGACGATCCGGACCGGGATCCTCGGCGGAGGCTTCATGGCCCGCGTGCACCGCACGGCCGCCCGAGACGCAGGCGGGGCACTGCGCGCCGTCGCCACCCGGTCCGCCCAAGGCGCCAGGGATGCCGCGCACCTGCTCGGCGCCGCCCGCGCCGAGCAGGACGCGGAGGCCCTGCTCGACGCCGACGACATCGACGTCGTCCACATCTGCACCCCCAACGCCACGCACGCCGACCTCGCCCTGCGCGCGCTGCGAGCGGGCAAGCACGTCGTGTGCGAGAAGCCGCTCGCCACGAGCGCCGCCGACGCCGCCACCCTCGCCGAGGTCGCCGCCGAGACCGGACTCGTCGCCGCCGTCCCCTTCGTGTACCGCTACCACCCCATGGTGCGCGAGGCCAGGGCGCGCATCGCCCGCGGGGAGGCCGGCGAGCTGCTCACGCTGGACTGCTCGTACCTGCAGGACTGGATGCTGCGGCCCACCGACGACGACTGGCGGGTGCGCTCCTCGTCCGGCGGCGCCTCCCGCGCCTTCGCCGACATCGGCTCGCATCTGTGCGACCTCCTCGAGTTCGTCACGGGCGATCGGATCCGGACCCTCAGCGCCCGCACCCGCCGGGTGTTCGCCGAGCGGGCGGGGCAAGCCGTCGACACGGAGGACATCGTCGCCGTGCTCGTCGAGACCTCGGCGGGGGCACTCGGCACGCTGCTCATCTCGCAGATGGCGGCGGGCCGCAAGAACGCCCTCACCCTGGAGCTGCACGGGACGCGGCAGAGTCTGCGGTTCGAGCAGGAACGGCCGGAGGAGCTCTGGGTCGGCATGCGGGAGGAGTCGCGGCTGCTGCTGCGCGACCCCGCCACGGCCGACCCGGAGTCCGCCCGGCTGCAGCGCGTCCCCGCCGGGCACGCCATGGGATACCAGGACGCCTTCAACGGCTTCGTCGCGGACGTCTACGCCGCGATCGCGGGCGACGTGCCCGACGGTCTGCCGACGTTCGCCGACGGCCACCGTGCGGCGGTGCTGACCGAGGCCGTGCTCGATTCCGCCGCCCACGAGGGCCGCTGGACGGAGGTGCCGGCATGA
- a CDS encoding ROK family transcriptional regulator, which translates to MVDVLRPLATPSPGTGEIFQILRDGHARTKAELAALTGLARSTVASRVDALLAADLLRPAGEAVSTGGRPPARVAFNPRAGLVLAVDLGATHATVAVADLAGVILDARTRAIDIGDGPEALLDAILAEGSALLEATVGGLPLVGVGIGVPGPVEHSTGRPTNPPIMPGWDRFDVPGYVQRTFDVPVLVDNDVNILALGEQATSWPRVDDLVFVKVSTGIGAGIIAGGQLQRGAQGSAGDMGHVQVPMSAGSARQPGDERDLEALASGSALAVALRAEGHDVHTASDVVGLVRAGNAAAIEATRQAGRDVGEVLATVVNLLNPSIIVLGGSIARAGEHLLAGVREVVYRRSIPLATQHLAIVQSQAGDRAAVLGAAIMVAREVLSPANVDRYVAAKGSKSAGSAPT; encoded by the coding sequence ATGGTTGACGTGCTGAGACCGCTTGCGACGCCCTCCCCCGGGACCGGCGAGATCTTCCAGATCCTCCGCGACGGGCACGCCCGCACCAAGGCGGAGCTCGCCGCCCTCACCGGACTGGCCCGCTCCACCGTCGCCTCCCGGGTCGATGCTCTGCTGGCCGCCGACCTCCTGCGCCCCGCCGGTGAAGCGGTGTCGACCGGAGGTCGTCCTCCCGCCCGCGTGGCGTTCAACCCGCGCGCCGGGCTCGTCCTGGCCGTCGACCTCGGAGCCACCCACGCGACCGTCGCCGTGGCCGACCTCGCCGGCGTGATCCTGGACGCACGCACGCGCGCGATCGACATCGGCGATGGGCCGGAGGCCCTGCTGGACGCGATCCTCGCGGAGGGCAGCGCCCTGCTCGAGGCGACCGTCGGCGGCCTCCCCCTCGTGGGCGTGGGCATCGGCGTCCCCGGCCCCGTCGAGCACTCCACGGGGCGCCCGACGAACCCGCCGATCATGCCGGGCTGGGACCGGTTCGACGTCCCGGGCTACGTGCAGCGCACGTTCGACGTGCCGGTCCTCGTCGACAACGACGTGAACATCCTCGCCCTCGGCGAGCAGGCCACGAGCTGGCCCCGGGTGGACGACCTCGTGTTCGTGAAGGTGTCGACGGGAATCGGCGCAGGGATCATCGCCGGCGGGCAGCTCCAGCGCGGTGCCCAGGGGTCGGCGGGCGACATGGGCCACGTCCAGGTGCCGATGAGCGCGGGCTCGGCGCGGCAGCCGGGCGATGAACGGGATCTCGAAGCCCTCGCGAGCGGGTCGGCCCTCGCCGTCGCGCTGCGCGCCGAGGGGCATGACGTGCACACTGCCTCCGACGTCGTCGGCCTCGTCCGCGCCGGCAATGCGGCAGCCATCGAGGCCACCCGTCAGGCCGGCCGCGACGTCGGCGAGGTGCTCGCGACGGTCGTGAACCTGCTGAACCCGTCGATCATCGTGCTCGGCGGCAGCATCGCCCGCGCCGGCGAGCATCTGCTCGCCGGGGTCCGCGAGGTCGTCTACCGCCGCTCGATCCCGCTCGCCACCCAGCACCTTGCGATCGTGCAGTCGCAGGCAGGTGACCGCGCGGCGGTGCTGGGGGCGGCGATCATGGTCGCCCGCGAGGTGCTCTCCCCCGCGAACGTCGACCGCTACGTCGCCGCGAAGGGATCGAAGTCGGCGGGCAGCGCGCCCACCTGA
- a CDS encoding Gfo/Idh/MocA family protein has product MVRGGDVVGVGLIGAGNISDQYLQNLTRFPDVEVRAIGDLVEERARAQAAAYGVPRAGGVEVVLDDPDIDIVVNLTIPAAHVAVSEAIVAAGKHVWTEKPLGVDREEARGLLEAAAAAGLRVGVAPDTVLGPGVQTAKRAIARGDIGRPLFGQTTFQWQGPEIFHPNPAFLYAKGAGPLLDMGPYYVSTLVHVFGPVAAVAALGLQGSPTRRVQVGDRAGEEFPVEIPSTLSVLMDFEGGGQAQSLYSTDSPLVRQGIVEITGTEGTLVIPDPNTFGGPITITRPLSRHFVPPEPVVQEVIDVVPEGVLAGRGLGLLDMARAIAEGRPHVATGEFGYHVLDTLLSIEEAAARRTFVEVASTLDQVGALPADFDPFAAT; this is encoded by the coding sequence ATGGTGCGCGGCGGCGACGTCGTCGGCGTCGGCCTCATCGGCGCGGGCAACATCAGCGACCAGTATCTGCAGAACCTCACGCGCTTCCCGGACGTGGAGGTGCGGGCGATCGGCGACCTCGTCGAGGAGCGTGCACGCGCGCAGGCCGCGGCGTACGGGGTGCCGCGAGCCGGGGGCGTCGAGGTGGTGCTCGATGATCCCGACATCGACATCGTCGTGAACCTCACGATCCCCGCCGCGCACGTCGCCGTCTCGGAGGCGATCGTCGCCGCGGGGAAGCACGTGTGGACGGAGAAGCCGCTCGGCGTGGACCGCGAGGAGGCGCGAGGCCTGCTGGAGGCGGCCGCGGCGGCCGGACTCCGCGTCGGCGTCGCGCCGGACACCGTCCTCGGTCCCGGCGTGCAGACCGCGAAGCGTGCCATCGCCCGCGGCGACATCGGCCGCCCGCTGTTCGGCCAGACGACCTTCCAGTGGCAGGGGCCGGAGATCTTCCACCCGAACCCCGCGTTCCTCTACGCGAAGGGGGCGGGGCCGCTCCTCGACATGGGGCCGTACTACGTCTCGACCCTCGTGCACGTCTTCGGGCCGGTCGCCGCGGTCGCCGCCCTCGGGCTGCAGGGATCGCCGACCCGCCGGGTACAGGTCGGCGATCGCGCCGGGGAGGAGTTCCCGGTCGAGATCCCGTCCACGCTCAGCGTCCTGATGGACTTCGAGGGTGGCGGACAGGCGCAGAGCCTCTACAGCACGGACTCGCCGCTGGTGCGGCAGGGGATCGTGGAGATCACGGGGACCGAGGGCACCCTGGTCATCCCCGACCCGAACACGTTCGGCGGGCCGATCACGATCACCCGGCCGCTGTCCCGACACTTCGTGCCGCCGGAGCCGGTGGTGCAGGAGGTCATCGACGTCGTGCCGGAAGGCGTGCTCGCGGGGCGCGGGCTCGGGCTGCTCGACATGGCGCGCGCGATCGCCGAGGGCCGACCGCACGTCGCCACCGGCGAGTTCGGGTACCACGTGCTCGACACCCTGCTCTCGATCGAGGAGGCTGCGGCGCGGCGCACCTTCGTGGAGGTCGCGAGCACGCTGGATCAGGTGGGCGCGCTGCCCGCCGACTTCGATCCCTTCGCGGCGACGTAG
- a CDS encoding sugar phosphate isomerase/epimerase family protein, whose translation MTIQTSLQLFTIREQLEADLEGTLAAVAARGFSAVEPYDFVRRAEAMAAAVSAAGLTAPSGHAFLATPTFVRPDGSGTTAPVPSPAEVFAAAKTLGMDTVIDPYTEPARWEQVDQIVETARLLNEAAEIGAEAGVRVGYHNHAHELEAEFDGVTGLEVLAEHLDERVVLEVDLYWVARGGVDPVTLVERLGERVIAVHAKDGTLDPALLDAYPPADQVPAGDGAVPLREAIAAAPALELAIVEFDHYDGDLFDAIERSRVFLDAEAAR comes from the coding sequence ATGACGATCCAGACCTCTCTCCAGCTGTTCACGATCCGCGAGCAGCTGGAGGCCGACCTCGAGGGCACGCTCGCCGCCGTCGCGGCGCGCGGATTCAGCGCGGTCGAGCCCTACGACTTCGTCCGCCGGGCGGAGGCGATGGCTGCCGCGGTGTCGGCCGCTGGACTGACGGCCCCCTCCGGGCATGCCTTCCTCGCCACGCCGACCTTCGTGCGCCCGGACGGTTCCGGCACGACGGCCCCCGTCCCTTCGCCGGCGGAGGTCTTCGCGGCCGCGAAGACGCTCGGCATGGACACGGTGATCGATCCGTACACCGAGCCTGCGCGCTGGGAACAGGTCGATCAGATCGTCGAGACCGCCCGGCTGCTCAACGAGGCGGCGGAGATCGGCGCCGAGGCCGGCGTCCGGGTCGGCTACCACAACCACGCGCATGAGCTGGAGGCGGAGTTCGACGGGGTGACCGGGCTGGAGGTCCTCGCGGAGCACCTCGATGAGCGCGTCGTGCTGGAGGTCGACCTGTACTGGGTGGCCCGCGGCGGTGTCGACCCGGTGACCCTCGTGGAGCGTCTCGGCGAGCGCGTGATCGCCGTGCACGCGAAGGACGGCACCCTCGACCCCGCGCTGCTGGACGCCTACCCGCCCGCGGATCAGGTGCCCGCGGGCGACGGGGCGGTGCCGCTCCGGGAGGCCATCGCCGCCGCGCCGGCGCTCGAACTCGCCATCGTCGAGTTCGACCACTACGACGGCGATCTGTTCGACGCCATCGAGCGCAGCCGGGTCTTCCTCGACGCCGAGGCGGCGCGCTGA
- a CDS encoding TetR/AcrR family transcriptional regulator, protein MPPAPSEDSERPRPRGAYAKGVARRQEILDRAIEVFAARGADRTSLRAIAKAVGVTHAALTHYFGSLEELLVAVYVESNAPERKTDPEPANPVEGMIRSARANREVPGLVPLYSTLVASALEEGHPAARRFATERFARLRADIAETVREQQKDGSIRTDVDPLAVAALVVAASDGLQTQWLLDDTAPQHEALALLDRLLRPTDDAGREGSSAG, encoded by the coding sequence ATGCCCCCCGCACCCTCCGAGGACTCCGAACGCCCGCGCCCGCGCGGCGCCTACGCCAAGGGCGTCGCGCGGCGCCAGGAGATCCTGGACCGCGCGATCGAGGTGTTCGCGGCCCGGGGCGCCGACCGCACGAGCCTGCGGGCGATCGCGAAGGCGGTGGGGGTGACGCATGCCGCCCTCACCCACTACTTCGGGTCGCTGGAGGAGCTGCTCGTCGCGGTCTACGTCGAGAGCAACGCGCCGGAACGGAAGACCGACCCGGAACCCGCGAACCCCGTCGAGGGCATGATCCGGTCGGCCAGGGCCAACCGCGAGGTGCCCGGTCTGGTGCCGCTCTACTCCACGCTCGTCGCCAGCGCTCTCGAGGAGGGCCACCCCGCCGCCCGCAGGTTCGCGACCGAGCGCTTCGCCCGCCTGCGGGCCGACATCGCCGAGACGGTCCGGGAGCAGCAGAAGGACGGAAGCATCCGTACGGACGTCGATCCGCTCGCGGTCGCCGCCCTCGTCGTCGCCGCTTCGGACGGCCTGCAGACGCAGTGGCTCCTGGACGACACCGCTCCGCAGCATGAGGCCCTCGCCCTCCTCGACCGCTTGCTCCGCCCGACCGACGACGCGGGCCGGGAGGGGTCCTCCGCGGGCTAG
- a CDS encoding DUF4166 domain-containing protein — protein sequence MTPVPQSPYARALGARLTELHPRLRAYFQAVPDGMVGVGEGTFQRVGTPRRALWPLLRRLERRGVIAARWERDVPFRIENRTIASRAIAERTFRFAGGPWVMRDAVAPTRHGRIVDELGEPGLVAACFDVEPRAGALHLTSRAVGIRVGRFRLRIPRVVAPVVRLVERWDEEAERQRVRLTVDAPLLGRLYEYRGDFSYILEPDRKDDDA from the coding sequence GTGACGCCCGTGCCGCAGTCCCCGTACGCGAGGGCTCTCGGCGCGCGTCTCACCGAGCTGCACCCCCGGCTGCGGGCCTACTTCCAGGCGGTCCCCGACGGGATGGTCGGCGTCGGCGAAGGGACGTTCCAGCGCGTCGGCACGCCCCGCCGGGCCCTCTGGCCCCTGCTCCGCCGCCTCGAACGGCGCGGGGTGATCGCCGCCCGCTGGGAGCGCGACGTGCCGTTCCGCATCGAGAACCGCACCATCGCCTCCCGGGCGATCGCCGAGCGCACCTTCCGATTCGCGGGCGGGCCGTGGGTGATGCGCGATGCCGTGGCCCCGACCAGGCACGGCCGCATCGTCGACGAGCTCGGCGAGCCCGGCCTGGTCGCGGCCTGCTTCGACGTGGAGCCCCGTGCCGGCGCCCTGCACCTGACGAGTCGCGCGGTGGGCATCCGCGTCGGGCGCTTCCGGCTCCGCATCCCGCGGGTCGTGGCCCCTGTCGTTCGGCTCGTCGAGCGCTGGGACGAGGAGGCCGAGCGGCAGCGCGTGCGGCTGACCGTGGATGCGCCGCTCCTCGGGCGCCTCTACGAATACCGCGGCGACTTCAGCTACATCCTGGAACCGGATCGGAAGGACGACGACGCATGA
- a CDS encoding epimerase has protein sequence MSTDRVVIGGATGFMGRYLAARLRDAGREVVTISRSGSDLSWGDQGGIDAAVDGSSLVIGLAGKSVNCRYTPRNRAEIFRSRLDTTAALSRAISRAATPPPLWVNSSTATIYRHAEDRPMTESSGEIGTGFSVEVAKAWERALFADALPGTRRVALRSAIVLGDGGVLEPLRTLARLGLGGPQYDGFWPVGPARRAAGTAHLPGARRGRQRFSWIHIEDVARIIEFLEETPALEGPVNAASPHPVDNAAFMATVRRVLGAKVGPPMPRWMLELGAIGIRTETELVLKSRWVLPEKLTAAGFTFRYPDLEEAVRASFAVADLSAGPRAA, from the coding sequence ATGAGCACGGACCGGGTGGTCATCGGCGGAGCGACGGGCTTCATGGGACGGTATCTCGCTGCACGCCTGCGGGATGCCGGGCGCGAGGTCGTCACGATCTCCCGCTCCGGCAGCGACCTGTCCTGGGGCGACCAGGGCGGCATCGATGCCGCCGTCGATGGGTCGTCCCTCGTGATCGGCCTCGCGGGCAAGAGCGTGAACTGCCGGTACACGCCGCGCAACCGGGCCGAGATCTTCCGCTCCCGACTGGACACGACCGCAGCCCTGAGCCGCGCGATCTCCCGCGCCGCCACTCCGCCGCCGCTGTGGGTCAACTCCTCCACGGCCACCATCTACCGACATGCCGAGGACCGGCCGATGACGGAGTCATCCGGCGAGATCGGCACCGGCTTCTCGGTCGAGGTCGCCAAGGCGTGGGAGCGCGCGCTCTTCGCCGACGCCCTGCCCGGCACCCGTCGCGTGGCTCTCCGCAGCGCCATCGTCCTCGGCGACGGCGGCGTGCTGGAACCGCTCCGCACGCTCGCCCGACTGGGCCTCGGCGGCCCGCAGTACGACGGGTTCTGGCCGGTCGGCCCCGCGCGCCGGGCCGCCGGGACCGCACACCTCCCCGGCGCCCGTCGCGGTCGGCAGCGCTTCAGCTGGATCCACATCGAGGATGTGGCGCGCATCATCGAGTTCCTCGAGGAGACCCCGGCGCTGGAGGGCCCGGTCAACGCCGCTTCGCCGCACCCCGTCGACAACGCCGCCTTCATGGCCACCGTGCGCCGGGTGCTGGGGGCGAAGGTCGGCCCGCCGATGCCGCGCTGGATGCTCGAGCTCGGCGCGATCGGCATCCGCACCGAGACCGAGCTCGTGTTGAAGAGCCGCTGGGTCCTGCCCGAGAAGCTCACCGCCGCCGGCTTCACCTTCCGCTACCCCGACCTGGAAGAGGCCGTCCGCGCCTCGTTCGCCGTCGCCGACCTGAGCGCCGGACCGCGCGCGGCCTGA
- a CDS encoding MerR family transcriptional regulator produces the protein MPDDSGTADLTVGRAAALAGVTVRTLHHWDDIGLARPSARSSAGYRVYTDVDQERLRRIVVYRELGLGLDAIRRLLDDQATDILTALRTQQGELAARIARLTALQADLERMVSAHERGLMLNEGEQRAVFGPDWNPAWPLDARRRWGDTVQWQQYAERSAARDAGEWQAVADAMREVESALATAMDAGAAPGTADADALVERHRAVFSAYFPLTREMQVILGRLFTTDPGYAAHYDGIRPGLAEWFRRSIEAEARRHGVDPESATWR, from the coding sequence ATGCCGGATGACAGCGGCACCGCGGACCTGACCGTCGGTCGGGCCGCGGCGCTCGCCGGAGTGACGGTGCGGACGCTGCATCACTGGGACGACATCGGCCTGGCTCGCCCGTCCGCGCGTTCGTCGGCGGGATACAGGGTGTACACGGACGTCGATCAGGAGCGCCTGCGGCGGATCGTCGTCTATCGAGAGCTCGGTCTCGGTCTCGACGCGATCCGTCGGCTGCTGGACGATCAGGCCACGGACATCCTCACCGCGCTGCGCACGCAGCAGGGGGAACTCGCGGCCCGGATCGCACGTCTGACCGCTCTGCAGGCCGATCTGGAGCGGATGGTGTCCGCCCACGAGCGCGGTCTGATGCTGAACGAGGGCGAACAACGCGCAGTCTTCGGGCCGGACTGGAACCCGGCCTGGCCTCTCGATGCGCGCCGTCGCTGGGGCGACACGGTGCAGTGGCAGCAGTACGCGGAGCGATCCGCCGCGCGTGATGCGGGGGAATGGCAGGCCGTCGCGGACGCGATGCGGGAGGTGGAGTCGGCCCTCGCGACGGCGATGGATGCCGGTGCGGCTCCGGGGACGGCGGACGCCGACGCGCTCGTCGAGCGGCACCGCGCGGTCTTCTCGGCCTACTTCCCGCTGACCAGGGAGATGCAGGTCATCCTCGGCCGGCTGTTCACCACGGACCCCGGCTACGCGGCGCACTACGACGGCATCCGCCCGGGGCTGGCGGAGTGGTTCCGGCGCAGCATCGAGGCCGAGGCCCGGCGTCACGGCGTCGACCCGGAGTCCGCGACCTGGCGGTGA
- a CDS encoding VOC family protein, whose protein sequence is MTDHYNAFEMSPVPTPGPDTVAPELFRGIYGMPAFITVPTTDLAASVEFWTRGLGFFELFGVPGRVVHLRRWAFQDVLLVPAETEQEAVPDLRVSFACVLGQIDPLVEACRAWDPGAVEEPIDTPWNTRDVEIVTPEKVRVVFTAAKPYEPGSVEAATLAQMGIRPPADPADSGGGADAG, encoded by the coding sequence ATGACTGATCACTACAACGCCTTCGAGATGAGCCCGGTGCCGACGCCCGGGCCCGACACGGTCGCACCGGAGCTGTTCCGGGGCATCTACGGGATGCCCGCTTTCATCACCGTCCCCACGACGGATCTCGCCGCCTCGGTCGAGTTCTGGACGCGGGGCCTGGGGTTCTTCGAGCTCTTCGGGGTGCCGGGGCGGGTCGTCCACCTCCGGCGGTGGGCCTTCCAGGACGTGCTGCTCGTGCCGGCGGAGACAGAACAGGAGGCCGTGCCGGACTTGCGGGTCAGTTTCGCGTGCGTGCTCGGCCAGATCGACCCGCTCGTCGAGGCCTGCCGGGCGTGGGATCCCGGCGCCGTCGAGGAGCCGATCGACACGCCCTGGAACACGCGGGATGTGGAGATCGTGACCCCTGAGAAGGTGCGCGTCGTCTTCACGGCGGCGAAGCCCTACGAGCCGGGGAGCGTCGAGGCGGCCACCCTCGCGCAGATGGGTATCCGTCCGCCCGCGGACCCGGCGGACAGCGGAGGAGGAGCGGATGCCGGATGA
- a CDS encoding DUF1214 domain-containing protein: MSILVNVDNFALAETHRMMRDLQKEAGGVDRFLHNRAPAAIDRQTVIRLNRDTLYSFAVLDISEGAAFTIPEHGDRYLSAMVVNEQHYVDAIFHEAGEHTLTKAQFGTPYVVLAVRILVDPTDPTDVAAVTALQDRIALRSGAATPFAMPDYDTVTLDETRRALLALARNLRGFDRMFGSADEVDPVRHLIGTAAGWGGLPSSEASYIGVDPRLPVGRYELTVGEVPVDGFWSISVYNADGFFEPNDRDAYTINDITGVRNDDGTLTVRFGDHPEGLPNVLPITEGWNYLVRLYRPRPEVLDGSWKFPTLQESA; this comes from the coding sequence ATGAGCATCCTCGTGAACGTCGACAACTTCGCCCTCGCCGAGACCCACCGCATGATGCGCGACCTCCAGAAGGAGGCCGGGGGTGTGGATCGGTTCCTGCACAACAGGGCTCCGGCCGCGATCGACCGGCAGACCGTGATCCGGCTGAACCGGGACACGCTCTACAGCTTCGCCGTCCTGGACATCAGCGAGGGAGCCGCCTTCACGATCCCGGAGCACGGCGACCGCTACCTCTCGGCGATGGTCGTCAACGAGCAGCACTACGTGGATGCGATCTTCCACGAGGCGGGCGAGCACACCCTCACCAAGGCGCAGTTCGGGACGCCGTACGTCGTGCTCGCGGTGCGCATCCTCGTCGACCCCACCGATCCGACGGATGTGGCGGCGGTGACCGCCCTCCAGGACCGCATCGCCCTGCGCAGCGGGGCGGCCACGCCGTTCGCGATGCCGGACTACGACACCGTCACCCTCGACGAGACCCGCCGGGCGCTGCTCGCGTTGGCCCGGAACCTCCGGGGCTTCGACCGCATGTTCGGCAGCGCGGACGAGGTCGACCCGGTGCGGCACCTCATCGGCACGGCGGCGGGCTGGGGAGGGCTTCCTTCGTCCGAGGCGAGCTACATCGGCGTCGACCCGCGTCTGCCGGTGGGCCGGTACGAGCTCACGGTCGGCGAGGTCCCCGTCGACGGCTTCTGGTCGATCTCGGTGTACAACGCGGACGGCTTCTTCGAGCCGAACGATCGCGACGCCTACACGATCAACGACATCACCGGCGTCCGCAACGACGACGGCACGCTCACCGTCCGCTTCGGCGACCACCCGGAAGGCCTGCCGAACGTCCTGCCGATCACGGAGGGCTGGAACTACCTGGTCCGGCTCTATCGCCCCCGTCCCGAGGTGCTCGACGGCAGCTGGAAGTTCCCGACGCTCCAGGAATCGGCTTGA
- a CDS encoding PLD nuclease N-terminal domain-containing protein, whose translation MPFLFSLLVIALMIGALIDIITRDDSQVKYLPKMVWIITVILLPLIGSALWFAIGREYGEAGVPLPRMRRAERPSAPTATVARPAPSVDTRSTEQQIADLDREIEEWRLREEIEKRRRERGDDALPQS comes from the coding sequence ATGCCGTTCCTGTTCTCGCTCCTGGTCATCGCGCTGATGATCGGTGCACTGATCGACATCATCACGCGCGACGACTCGCAGGTGAAGTACCTGCCGAAGATGGTCTGGATCATCACCGTGATCCTCCTGCCGTTGATCGGCAGCGCGCTGTGGTTCGCGATCGGCCGGGAGTACGGGGAGGCCGGCGTCCCCCTCCCGCGGATGCGGCGAGCCGAGCGTCCGTCCGCCCCGACGGCCACCGTCGCACGGCCTGCGCCGTCGGTGGACACCCGTTCGACCGAGCAGCAGATCGCGGACCTCGACCGCGAGATCGAGGAGTGGCGGCTGCGCGAGGAGATCGAGAAGCGCCGTCGCGAACGCGGAGACGACGCCCTCCCGCAGTCCTAG
- a CDS encoding aldo/keto reductase has protein sequence MKTVSFGSTTAPALIAGMMRIDSLDDEQIRDLYATARDAGIDFFDHADIYGGQMHRCEARFADALQLSATERDEVVLQTKCGIVPAQGMFDFSYDHIIAQVEGSLAALRTDRIDVLLLHRPDALVEPDEVARAFDHLESSGKVRAFGVSNHTPSQIELLKTAVGQPLVANQLQLSLTHAPIIAQPVAANMAGHDQSIGRDGGGIVDYCRIHGITVQAWSPYQSGFGGGVFLGHPDYPELNAVIERLAGVHGVTPTAIATAWITRHPAGMQVVLGTTTPHRVQEAAAGADVVLTRAEWYELFRAAGHLLP, from the coding sequence ATGAAGACCGTTTCCTTCGGATCGACGACCGCTCCGGCCCTGATCGCCGGGATGATGCGCATCGACAGCCTCGACGACGAGCAGATCCGCGACCTGTACGCGACCGCCCGCGACGCGGGCATCGACTTCTTCGACCACGCGGACATCTACGGCGGGCAGATGCACCGCTGCGAAGCGCGATTCGCCGATGCCCTCCAGCTCAGCGCCACGGAGCGGGACGAGGTCGTGCTGCAGACCAAGTGCGGCATCGTGCCGGCGCAGGGCATGTTCGACTTCTCCTACGACCACATCATCGCGCAGGTCGAAGGCTCGCTCGCGGCCCTCCGCACGGACCGCATCGACGTGCTCCTGCTGCACCGGCCGGACGCCCTGGTCGAGCCGGACGAGGTGGCGCGCGCCTTCGATCATCTCGAGTCCTCGGGCAAGGTGCGGGCGTTCGGGGTGTCCAACCACACGCCCTCGCAGATCGAGCTGCTGAAGACCGCGGTGGGGCAGCCCCTGGTCGCGAACCAGCTGCAGCTGTCCCTCACACATGCGCCGATCATCGCGCAGCCCGTGGCCGCGAACATGGCGGGTCACGACCAGAGCATCGGACGGGACGGCGGCGGCATCGTCGACTACTGCCGGATCCACGGCATCACCGTGCAGGCGTGGTCGCCGTACCAGAGCGGCTTCGGTGGCGGGGTCTTCCTCGGGCACCCGGACTACCCCGAGCTCAACGCCGTGATCGAGCGCCTGGCGGGGGTCCACGGAGTGACGCCGACGGCGATCGCCACCGCCTGGATCACCCGTCACCCCGCCGGGATGCAGGTGGTCCTCGGAACGACGACACCGCACCGCGTCCAGGAGGCCGCGGCCGGGGCGGATGTCGTGCTCACCCGGGCCGAGTGGTACGAGCTCTTCCGCGCCGCGGGACACCTGCTGCCGTGA
- a CDS encoding helix-turn-helix domain-containing protein: MGTELRHLVASAVEAARLHAGVSFIELSERAGIAPAALTDLLEERADFTMEDLAGIATVLGVPVTRLLPCAP, from the coding sequence ATGGGGACAGAACTGCGTCATCTGGTGGCATCGGCGGTGGAGGCTGCGCGCCTGCACGCCGGAGTGTCGTTCATCGAGCTCTCGGAGCGGGCCGGAATCGCGCCGGCCGCGCTGACCGACCTTCTCGAAGAGCGCGCGGACTTCACGATGGAGGATCTGGCGGGGATCGCGACGGTCCTCGGCGTCCCCGTCACGCGGCTGCTTCCCTGCGCGCCGTAG